The genomic segment GATTATCCACCGCTTTTACCCAACTACCAAAGGGAGGCATCATGGGAAAAGCTAATTCTTCTGGCTCTAAACATTGAGCCAAAAATTCTGTGGTAGAAGTTTCAATGACTTCCCCAATATGACTTATCGTACCATTTTGATTATCAGTGATCTGCATTATATTTTCGGGTATTGCTTAATCATGATATGAAATATAATTCAATGACACTAGAAATTAAGACTTCAAAATATTATAACCGTTCCCTGTTCCCCGTTCCCCATTCCCTATTCTGAAATTGTTAACATTCTTGTACATTTTGGGAAGAAAACCAAATCAAGTTAGAATGTAGTTGGGGTAAACAAAAAAACCATGTACGGAGGCTGATTTATGACAACATTAACATATACCGACAAGGATTTTGCAACTATGACCATAGAAGATGTTGCGGAAATTGCCACAAGATTGGAAAATGATGATTATAAAACTCCCTTTGAAAGTTTACAAGATTGGCATAAACTAAGGGCGATCGCATTTCACCGTGAAGATTTAATCGAACCTTATTTTTATCTCCTCGACATCGAAGCCTATGACGAATCATAAAGGATTTTTACAATCTTTTAAAGACAAGAAAATTTTAGTATGTATTGGGGGAGGTATCGCCGCTTATAAGGTATGTGGGTTAATCTCCCAATTGTTTCAGCAGGGAGCGCAAGTAGAAGTAATCCTCACCGAATCTGCCCAAAAGTTCATTACTCCCCTCACCGTTTCCACCCTCGCCCGAAAACAGGCTTACACCGACGCAGACTTTTGGCAACCCATTCACCCTCGCCCCCTACACATTAGCTTAGGAGAATGGGCGGATTTAATTTTGATTGCCCCCCTCACTGCCAACACCCTCGCTAAATTAGTCCATGGCATGGCGGATAATCTCTTAACTAATACGGTTCTGGCTTCTAATTGCCCCATAGCAATAGCCCCCGCTATGAACACAGAAATGTGGCTACAATCAACGGTACAAGCTAACTGGGAACTTTTAGGGCAAAATAATCGTTTTTTTTCCCTCCATACCAATACGGGTTTATTAGCGTGCGATCGCACTGGGCAAGGCAGAATGGCAGAGCCTGAGGAAATTTTAATGGCCTTAGAATCCGCACTACACACCAAAGGAAAACTAGATTTAAAAGGTAAAAATATTTTAATTAGCACAGGAGGCACAAGGGAATTTTTTGATCCCGTGCGTTTTATCGGTAACCCTTCCACTGGTAAAATGGGCATCGCCCTTGCCGTTGCCTGTCATCATCGGGGGGCAAAGGTTACTTTGGTTGGTGCAAATGTTGCCCCTGAGTTGTTAAAAAATCTTCCTCCCCTACAATTTATTGACGTGACTACCGCCGAAGAAATGGAAAAAGCCATGGTGAGTAATTTTCCTACCTCAGATTGGGCGATTATGGCTAGTGCGGTGGCGGATGTGAAACCAAGGGAATTTTATAAAACCAAGTTGAGTAAAGGGAATTTACCCCCTTATATAGAATTGGACACGGTAACAGACATTGTGGCAAAATTGGGAAAAATACGGCAACCAGAACAACTTTTAATAGGTTTTGCTGCTCAAACGGGGGATATTGTCACCCCTGCACTGGATAAATTGACTCGTAAACGATTAAGTGCGATCGTTGCTAATCCCATTGATAAAATAAACACGGGTTTTGGTAGCGATACCAATGAGGCTATATTTATTAATGCTGATGGACAAAAAACAACCTTAAAACCATCTTCTAAGTTTTCCCTTAGTCATCAAATTATTGATTTAATTTTGGGGCAAGTAGCTTAAATTATTTTAAAAGATACCAAGATTAGCATTTTGCCATTACTCCATTTCTTTGATGTCTTCTAAGGTTTTCCAACCCGGTAGCCATAAATCTCTATCTTTTAATTGTTTGGCGTTAATCCAAAAGCGTACGTTATCATCACAGGATGCCGTCATTTCTGCAAACACCCATTTATCTTGATTTTTACGGTTTATCACTTGAAAGTGTCTCCAACCCCATGTTTTTTGGGTTGATGTCCATTTTGAGCCTAAAAGATGAGGAAATTTTTGTTTTTGTGCCACGGATAATTAATTGATAATTGATAATAAAAAGGTTAATTGTTGATTATTTTTACTATTTCGTTATTTGGCTTTGTACGGGTTATGGTATGAAATATAGTTGAATTACACTAAAAACTAAGACTTCTAAATATTATAACCGTTCCCTTCCTCAACAATAAATCATACTTAAAATCAGCAACGCCAATATTATTATCATTCCCAATTCTGCATTGTTTAAGTCATTGGTGCTATACAATAAATTTTAGCTATCTTATATCTTATATTTTAGATTTTATGGTTTCTACTTTTTTCTTGACTGTTTTATTGATGATTGGTCTATTCTTTTTTATTCGTGGCAGTATTAAGGATAGAACTGAAATTGTCACTCTTTGTTGCCCTGAAACAGAGGATAGTATATTGGCATATCTTCGGGACTACTTTCAACAACGATCTTACCAAGTAAAGGCGATCGATGGAGAGAGAAATAAAGTTACTTTAGAAGGTTTAGTTTCTCCTAGTATCTTTTTAGCGGTGTTTCTTAGTTTTTTAGCAGGATGCGGTTTATTTTCTTTTTCCCTTGTCTTGGAAATGTTATTTCATCCACAGATTAACTGGTTTATTGGCTTAATTATTCTCTCTCCCGTGGCAGGTTATTTTTATTGGCGTGGTGCAAAGAGAGTTGAGGAAGTTGCTTTTCGCATTGATGATGTGGTTAATGAGGAGGAAAAAAAGCAAACTGTTATTACTATTCAAGCTCATCGAGATGAGTTAATTAATTTACAAAGTTCTTTTCCTTTTAATTATGAAGTAAAAGAAGCATAACTATTACTGAATATGGGAAATAGGCAATGATAAATAGTTAATTTCCATAGTTTTCCCATAAAAAATAGGGACGCTCATAAGTAAAACATCCCTTAATTATTGGGGAGAATTTCATTATTTTTTCCCCCTGAATTTTATTTAACAAGTTATTAAAGTAAACCAGTGTTAGTACCTTGTCTGCCGGTTACTAATTGTACTTTAACAATAGAACCACCCATTTTTTGAATTCTTTGTTGCTCTTTGAACCAGTTATCGTAGGGAACTAATTTGGTAAAATAAGTATTTTGTAATTCTCTTTGGGTTCTGATTCTGGTTTGACTTGGTACACAAGCCGTTACTTTAAACATTCTCATGTGAGGTAGTCTCCTTGTTTGTGGAAAAATTTTTTAAGCGGATTTTTTTATATTGAGAGAGATATATATGTAATTCTTTCTTATGAATCGAAAAGCTACGGTTAGGAGTCAAGAGTCAATACTAAATTAACTAAGTTTTAAGTCAAACTGGCACTTACTCCTGACTTTCCTAACCTGTGGGTTAAGGTTTTACCTTATCTACAAGCCTTAAGTTTTAGCTTAAGCCAGAGCAGATATAGTCAAAGTAAACACCCATTTCTTTACCAGCGTCAGCACCTACTAAACTAGCGGTTACTTCTTTCATAGCTTGGATAGCTTGAACGGTGGAGCTGATGGGTACTCCTAAGGAGTTGTAGGTTTCTTTTAAACCGTTTAATACGCGCTCGTCTAAGATGGAAGCATCACCAGCTAACATAGCGTAGGTGGAGTAACGTAAATAGTAGTCTAAGTCACGGATACAAGCAGCGTAACGACGGGTGGTGTACATATTTCCACCGGGGCGGGTTACGTCGGAGTATAATAAGGATTTAGCTACAGCTTCTTTTACGATGGTAGCGGCGTTGGCGCTGATTACGCTAGCAGCACGAACACGGAGTTGACCACTTTGGAAGTAGCCTTTTAATTTGGTTAAAGCGTTAGCGTCAAGGTATTTACCTTGTACGTCGGAGGAGTTGATTACTGCAGTAATTGCGTCTTGCATGGTTATTTTCCTTTCTAATTAATTGACTTTTTGTTAGTTTTGCAGGACTAAAA from the Cyanobacterium stanieri LEGE 03274 genome contains:
- the isiD gene encoding protein IsiD produces the protein MTTLTYTDKDFATMTIEDVAEIATRLENDDYKTPFESLQDWHKLRAIAFHREDLIEPYFYLLDIEAYDES
- the coaBC gene encoding bifunctional phosphopantothenoylcysteine decarboxylase/phosphopantothenate--cysteine ligase CoaBC, which translates into the protein MTNHKGFLQSFKDKKILVCIGGGIAAYKVCGLISQLFQQGAQVEVILTESAQKFITPLTVSTLARKQAYTDADFWQPIHPRPLHISLGEWADLILIAPLTANTLAKLVHGMADNLLTNTVLASNCPIAIAPAMNTEMWLQSTVQANWELLGQNNRFFSLHTNTGLLACDRTGQGRMAEPEEILMALESALHTKGKLDLKGKNILISTGGTREFFDPVRFIGNPSTGKMGIALAVACHHRGAKVTLVGANVAPELLKNLPPLQFIDVTTAEEMEKAMVSNFPTSDWAIMASAVADVKPREFYKTKLSKGNLPPYIELDTVTDIVAKLGKIRQPEQLLIGFAAQTGDIVTPALDKLTRKRLSAIVANPIDKINTGFGSDTNEAIFINADGQKTTLKPSSKFSLSHQIIDLILGQVA
- a CDS encoding TIGR02450 family Trp-rich protein, whose product is MAQKQKFPHLLGSKWTSTQKTWGWRHFQVINRKNQDKWVFAEMTASCDDNVRFWINAKQLKDRDLWLPGWKTLEDIKEME
- a CDS encoding cofactor assembly of complex C subunit B, which translates into the protein MVSTFFLTVLLMIGLFFFIRGSIKDRTEIVTLCCPETEDSILAYLRDYFQQRSYQVKAIDGERNKVTLEGLVSPSIFLAVFLSFLAGCGLFSFSLVLEMLFHPQINWFIGLIILSPVAGYFYWRGAKRVEEVAFRIDDVVNEEEKKQTVITIQAHRDELINLQSSFPFNYEVKEA
- a CDS encoding phycobilisome linker polypeptide, whose protein sequence is MRMFKVTACVPSQTRIRTQRELQNTYFTKLVPYDNWFKEQQRIQKMGGSIVKVQLVTGRQGTNTGLL
- the apcB gene encoding allophycocyanin subunit beta — encoded protein: MQDAITAVINSSDVQGKYLDANALTKLKGYFQSGQLRVRAASVISANAATIVKEAVAKSLLYSDVTRPGGNMYTTRRYAACIRDLDYYLRYSTYAMLAGDASILDERVLNGLKETYNSLGVPISSTVQAIQAMKEVTASLVGADAGKEMGVYFDYICSGLS